The Palaemon carinicauda isolate YSFRI2023 chromosome 7, ASM3689809v2, whole genome shotgun sequence DNA window CACTCGGGACATCATGGGATGGGTGTCTGTCTCATACCGCATTAACGTCAGcctcagttgatgttgaatagatgTCCACTTTGTAAGGTGTGCagttgttgatggaggtcttgaagacggtgaagtagctgtccataagggggttgactttggtcatcaggtccttcatgggcatggtatcgacatcagggatggcagtgtATACAGGTTCAGGTAGACATCGTATCCAGAGGGCACAGAATAGTTTgacctcacgaagagagccatcTGCGTCAGGTTGCAAGCAAGCGTTACtaatcatttccctgagggcgagcgaagccttttggttccccaactgTTTGTTAGAAAACTGAAAATgcttggctatatgggtggctggtagtggcgagtactgctccagtgTCCCTTAGCTCACACAGCCAATCGGAATtgctgcgagaacatagtctgctttcgtgcttgactgagtcatgcccttgatgaaaAACTAGACCTCTTAGCACTGAAACCAGGCTAATGCCTCTTTACAgacgaagggtggtagtttcatgaaTGTGGCATTGATAGTACAGTAGAGTCAGTCAGTGTTAAGAGGCAGCATTATCAAATAGTAAGGCTAAACAGGGAAGGGGAAGGTgagagggagctggtcactccggtggtcaccaatgtgcgataTGCTAGTTAGGTCATAACTAAGAAACAAGGTGAATACAACAACTAAACCTTATTAAACAATCATCCAGTTTATATGCAGCAAcctccgaggaagaacgtcacaataaTTCAAATATGATAACAAAAGatgggaagagcaagtgataagataataaATCAaacccgttacagtgtacgagtgtgtatggaACACATGTGGTATATGACATGTTCACTTATGTGGCTTTAAACTTTTAACTTGTGGTCAGGAAATTACTTGTCCATGTCGCTCTAGTTTAGTTGGTTCactatgcaagttgcataagattttccaaatctctgactatcctttgcaatcACAATATACCAGGTTTTATTTTAGCAAATCcacattgtggaatgattttcctaatctggcagtttGATCAGTTTATTTTTAGAAGTTTAGCACTGTTTCAAAGGCTTTTATATTGAAGAGATTAAAATAAGTATtgcttcaaagtttatatatgattgatctacTTCAACGTTTTCGatcctattttctttatttccgCTTTATTTTCCTTACACAGTGTATTCGTCATTTCTGCATTTTCCTTAAGCTTCTATCAATCATATTTTccattctagtaataataatgttcattATACACATATCTCTTCTATGTCTACCAACAATTTTACCTTAATGTATGTGTGCCTGCCTGTGTTTTGATTTTTTATGCGATCTGTTTGCGTTTCAATAAATGAAAGGGCCATTGAAATAAAATTAGTATTAAGAAACCATATATCATAGATAATTACTTCTTCCTTCAACAGCGGTAAATGTGGAAATATTGTATTTTGGGGGGAGGGCAGTGGCGGATTAAGGCTCTTGTGGCCCTAaggcaaatttcaagatttttttaaatatggcctgaactaatgataaaatttatattattgtacaataaaaacaaatatccattagtaaacatttatttctaaacaaatccttatcaattttacatatgttaaggtaaggtactactacatacatgtgtttttgtatacattaaattttcacttttcttgCTTTGACAGTAGCAAACTCATCAATCATAGAAATGAAGTCAGTTTcggatagcaaatctttttcaatgCACAGAAGTGCCAACACACCAAGGCGGTGCTGACTCATGGTGGATCGCTTTACATCCTTAATTCGAGTAAGCTGGGAAAATGACAGTTCACCAGAGCAATTAGTAGCCATCAGTGACAAGTAAATTCGCAAAGCCACTTCAGTGTTTGGAAATGCAGTTGAAATTCCAGTTTTGTGCCTTAATTTGAACATATGTTGAGCAATACCTGTTGATGCTTCTTTgctacatttcttctttgtctgttCCTTATACCAACAGATAAACTGACAGAATTCTGAATAGAAGTCAGAGGAAAGATCACTTGCATACACACCAACAAGTCTTTCAATTGCAGCCACAATATCATCATCAGACATTGATTCAAACTCAGTCAGAACACCAAACCGCTGCTGCATGGTTGAATATGCTTCAATGCGTTTTTTCAAAGCACTGTTCAGTTGATCAATGATGACATTAAAAGTGTTAACTTTAAATTTATGCTTTCCTGTCATACTTTCCATAGCATCTGCAGCACTCCCTTCACTAACATGCTTTTTGCGTTTAGGTATTTGGCGTGTTGCACTTTCATACTTATAAGAGCTGTTTCCACAACGGTCAGAAGCTTTCTGCTCATAAATGTCAAATTTCTCTCTGCAATCACTTATGAATTGAGCCAGACTCTTCAAAAGACCAATAGCAGTTGTTAGTTCAATGGTAGCACTTTGCAGCAACTTGCTGCATTGATTGAAGCGCTGCAGAATGTCATTCCAAAGTTCACACATGAAGGATACTTCTATGGTATTCATATGCTTTGCCAAAGCGTTTGCCTGATTTCGAGTATCCCTATTCTGACTGTCATCAGCTGCAATTTCCTCAAGAGCACTGTGGAACTGCTAATATCCTTGGAATACAGCGTCAGTGGCATCAGCCCTAGCAGACCATCGGGTATCTGATAGGTGTTTAGGAATAAGACAATGAGGTTTCTTTTCTATGTGGATTAGCAGAATCCTCCATCGACATGTAGATGCTACAAAGAATGTGTACAAACGCTgcaaaaacccaaagtatgaaacagCTTCAACACAGCAATCCACCGCAGATTGACCAATAAGATTTAGTGAATGGCCTGCACATGGCCTGCACATTACCGATAACTGACAGGTAACATTTTTCTCTTAGtcataatcaaaatgtttttggACTACCAGAAATGGCCAGGATTTTTTGGTGGCCCTAAGGCATGTGCCTAGTTTGCCTTATGGTTAATCCGCCACTGGGGGAGGggataaaaaacgtaattttttcaATGACATTTATGTATTTGTATCGATTAAAACATTTGCTTATTAATGTGCATTCACGTCAAGTTGTCTAATTATCTGAATATCCATTTTCCATCTgactttttattttctgttatcaaTAAGggcatattctaaaaaaaaaaattcatagacaACTGAtctaaaacacacacacgtacacacacattaaCATTATTCTTACAATAACTTTGAAATTACAGATTCACATATAACTGATAATTTGTTATTAGCTAATCGTTCTAATCGTTGCAAAATAGATCTAATAACTtcatgaaaatacatataaaaacaatcGGTGTATAGTATTTGGCAAAACCCTGTATTAGCTTTATTCTTAATGTAATAGCTACACTTAGAGGGGAAAAATGGTTAATTACACATAGTTCATTTTATAGCTTcataatatccaaaaaggaaaatGATGTCCATGTGGCGTTACCTCTCCCACTTCAAAAAGATAGCACTTTTACTGGTTGAACCTTTTTTCCGAAGGTTCTTGggatatttatatattcagataaTAGAACAAGTCAACATTTTCGACCAGCTTTTGTACCGAAAACATTACAATTGCTATTGAAAACAATAAATCTGACAATATGTTAGTTTTTGCTTGTCTCAATATCATAAGTTGCTccctaatacatatataaataccttcatataaataaacaaaatacctTTCAATTGTTGCTGGGAAAGCTATATATAGGAAGCTGGTAAATCTAAGAAAATATTGTAACACAAATGATCGGTTAGATTTAtgtatgagagtatatatatatattttcatatatatacgaaATGAAAGTAGTAGAATTAACTGGAttaggaaagattttttttcttttttttttaaatcagttgtGCATATAAAAGGGGGATACTAGAATCTACCGTTATTAcctaatttggaaatgttatatctAGGATCACATTCGATGCTCTTATCGTCATCGACATTATAGTTTTAACAAGCATTATCTACTTTGATTTTTCTTCGACCTCGTCCTTATTGTTGAAATTCTAGTCAGTATGGTcagttctattttctttattattttttttcttgataaatggTAATAAAACCCGATATAACCCTACCTGGAAAAAGCATGATACTATCTctccgaaggctccaacagggaaaatagcaaagcgaagaaagaaaataaatagactatatagGTTACaagaggtaatggataacaatataaactagaggggcactcggtagagaccAAGACCTCCTCCCTGGTagcttttgctcaaccttgaccttgatctttgatctaGGAGTTTCAAagttaaatcacttccacgtcttaagaattaatctctgaaagtttcactactctatgagtgacaTTTTGGCCAGGAACGtgttcatacacaaacaaacaaacaaataacgaCGAAAAGATAACctcttctccaacttcgttggcggaggtaattatcttaagatcagtgacaacgttgtttatgttgttaggtgtattaggaaagaggaaaatgtgtatatAATGAATTtgttagactattcggtgtatgcataggcaaagaaaaatgagccagaACTAGAGAGATTgtcaatgtattactatctggtcattcaaaggagccaataactctatagtgatagtatttcaatgggtggctggtgccttggcgaaCCTACTGCGTATATAATAAAATAGAATTCTTGCATTATCGTTAGAACAAATAATTCGATTCTTTGCACCAATGAATGGATCAATTTTAAACGAAGAGCGTAAACATTttcatagagaaaaaaatatctttagatgGGATCATAGGTATCTACACAATCCTTGTTGTAAAGCACTAATGTATTGCAGCAATAAAAGCTGCCGATGATCCTCTTACCAAACTACTTTTAATCGAGGTACACTGACCCAAAAGAATTTCCAGCCTGGTAGTAGTTGACCATAAAACCATATTATATTGTAATTAGGTGGCCAAATAACAGTCAGACAAACTGCAAGTTTGAAataaaaccctggaataaatgagCAGAGAAGAGATACGTTATAAGAAAATGTGTCTCGGGATAACGGCGATGAGAAACGACTTTAATTTCCGATGGGTGTCTCGGAAAGGAAGTCAGGGTTGGTGTGTAATGGGTAACCAGAGATGCAAAGTGATGGACTCACGGAAAATGATCCATTCATCCTTCTAACATTTATAAGGTTCAAGAAGAAATGGGGCCTTCATTAAGAGATATTTTGGTTGGATATTGTTACTGTATCTAAATTAAACTATTTGCAAGAATTTAAATACGTAAACACTGAAgatttatcatataattttaggTCATTGTCTTAAAACTATATAGAACACTATTAATTATTGAATAAATCAATTTATCATATATGACTGTTaactatttacaatatatatttcgTTGTTTAATGAAATATTTCGTCAGATATAAACAATTAAATCacaaaaattatttacatttttatatttacattaggCAATTACTCGTCTTTTTCGATTCAAATCACAGGTAAAATGATTAAACACAGGAAATACGAATAAGATTTCATCATATAAATTCTAGATATCTTAttgtaattatatacaaatatttattattgtattatatgaTAGCCTACCATATATATCCACATTTGTCATATATCAATGAATTATAGGGCATATTGTGCTGATTttcacccatattgactcattaggagtattCAAATTAAAAACTATCAACTGTTTCACTTGGTGGGTAGGAAAGAccggtgtagcggtttcaaattacTCCCCTACAAATCTTACCCcatggtagtttgaaaccggtttcaagctacccccggtggtaatttgaaaccggtttaaagctacccccctggtttcaaactaccccctccTTTTTGCCCTGTATTTCGTCATTTATTAACATTAATCAATTGTTTTTAACCACAATCAACGCATTTATTaggttacatgtatatacatgtacgctTTCATCTACTAgtataatttattgatgttatGTCTTTATCTGTTTATTGATTTGTTCTTCTTTGCGATTGTTATACAAGTATAATGATGAAAGCACGCTCGATACGGCTATCATTTACgtgttttttttgtcttttttttttcaaaacgaactCAGGACACATTCTGTTAGTAAATTTGCATGTTTaataatacaaggtctatagataaacCTTAGTATAATACTAATGCACACAAGTCAAGTGTTCCTTAATTTATCTGGATGACCACAAAcaggacgatagttacaatgacaacTTCTCGTCCTCGGGCCGCAAATCAAACACCCTTTGTTTCTATCAGattatcttgtacgtggtagtaaTAGTCCATGGGAATTAGGTCAAAAAAGTATATTTAGTCAAACAAATTGTAATATTTTGTTTGATTGCATGGACATGTTATATgaactcttaggaacaccatatccaaaatggaacaaattcggccattttaaagttgtgaatatcacacttttaacgttttcggagggtaaaTCTTTCCACGTTTTCCcgttttctccaaaacggttcatcgctCGGGTAAGAGGTATGGTAACAAAAAGATAGAATATTAAATTCTGCACTTGTTTGTTTCTTTAAGCATTAAccctaaaattttaaatttttgcgcaaacaagcccggaattggaatacacacattttggagaaactggaaaaattgactttgtactcacatttacctaaatatctcttaaactactaactttaccgtaaaatgtcatagaagtgctcctttagagtgaagattttctttattttgacgtatttactttccattatatcttgatattttgcaaaagaaacacacacaaaaatagataaCTTTAATTCATGGAAATCAGATGAGAATAGAAAGTTCagcaaaacaaattgcaatagttcattctatgcacgaatgtgtcattaggactctttggaacaccacagtaaaaaaaactgacatattcggccattttgagtttgcgtaattccgtattaaaaatggcggccgttctcattgtgtgaatggaagtatcccCTAAcatttccacttttaaatatatatatatatatatatatatatatatatatatatatatatatatatatatatatatatatatatatatacatatattgattacGCAAAAAAGCATGGTCTTCGGGAatttactgcagacatcagttttcacccgtgacctctgtgggcccctggttaaaatgaaggctgcacttaatatttcaagaagaaaattacctttgcaatttaccTGGGCTTTACAATGGTTGTAATTATATAcaagattaactaaaatgacaaacattaaattattgattagctcttgacggtgtttgaaaataacaaaaatagaaaatgcaatcattattgctcaaaatacatgcacaaactaaattaatcatgttcagtgtctacgtctattaatatgttaacacaagtgctagtttgacactcctcacaaaaatctgtacaatataacccgtgttttttttttttttttatgagcagtGCTGAatgtcacaaaagcctttgcatttgcatctgattactctcagcaaggcatcaggcgcagggctgttgtccatcgtgcaaggaattaagtttcttccatttctcttccagccccaatcgtcaggtttaatatcactgttacctagccaGAATTGTTTTTGATAATAAACCCtgaatgagtgatattttgctgcatcactagtaggtggcaggtctttcacatcaacacttctcaaactcttgatgactttgccctgaaactttttctttctcgggtcatcaagagttgcaaaatcactgttagagctgtacatctgaataattgctcgttctcctgctatttttatttcctcgtgagttgagctgggagacaagaatggcacagcacactcgcagagaacattttgtttttccagtacagctccctttcctattttgtttaaccttgacgtggtgtcacatccacacagagcatgcataaaacggattttgagcgaagcgaaaaatctatttttgggtgagatggccatgttgtcctgatggaagttcctatagggtagcttcctagggtatattacaactacggcgatattcccagagaatttaccttaaggtaccagaattctaactcctggagcgagtatccctcgtgaaagggatatcgcgacatatcagaggacgtattctagacacgtcacatggcaatctacatcctggacagagatttcgtctcataggaggtgattggcgagatacgaattcgggaaagaaaaaggggagccgctcccaaggcttccctatcccccgattcgtatgcgtgcctggcgccaatcctggcgccatctgtattccttgtagcgtacacgaggtgctacagatactgtatgtagggaggggtcctacagccctttcttagaaaggcaagggcgggtccatcaggacgacatggccatctcacccaaaaatagatttttcgcttcgctcaaaatccgttttttgggctcaagccatgtcgtcctgatggaagtgtaccagagcattactgtatctgtggattctcagaacgtgccgtactccccggaggtaattttttcccggtcgactagacctagagacctaagatgttaccgttatacatcttttcaactaactataaactatgttagagcttcctgccccctacagggaagagtcctactagactctggaaaagtctcgaagagtacatatatctatgtatgaataccaggcaagctaatatagtggtctcgccctatattaagtaaagcatagtttgtaaagaaccactgcgtcaatatgaaatatcgaccagttctccgcacaatacttgtattggacaaaggttttatatccgcataggaggaaaaccaatgcaacatagcttgcataaaggaacaattctattaaaattatccaagataaggtacatagaatgaatgctcaattataccaataaattgacacaggtgaaggagacgcaaggttctcaagaaccagattattgacaggtaataaatagacaggttaaccacaattatatatatatatacataagaagaggataacccaaaactttaagcataagtatgatagtaaacagagcttgtttgtctgaaagaaaaaacattagatgccacttttaagataccgaggtatcaaagtcataaaagcctgtattacaaatcaatgacattagcgttagaaacgctcggcacacatgtctgcacttatgctaggttcaccttcggaaatggaacagtctggatgggcaacacagtgccctcacttggtttgtagtacagtatgtaactacacactcaccctggaattaatcgtcccaattaagaccactgttcctcgcagagttaaacagtagggttaacaccgcgacccactgctaccacagatctcttttagttcctctacttgcttcgcatagtggcgaaagaacactctggaagacttccagccagtgtatgaacggagatgttcaaaatccatacaattaaagaaatctaagaatgaggcaactttcctcggatcgtgacctgcgggtgtattgtcaggatccgctctgcgaataaaatatgtgattttcgctctgagttgattcagagataaatttgagcctggtgtttctcccctgaatagttgaccacccttgaagtctgaagttctatgaagatagaccttcaggcattctactggacatagagatgcatcttctttcagacggcagattctccagggaccccacctgttggtgggtaactcattcttggcgagaaacgtaggatccggaaacaggttcagttctcccccatccaggaactgaacacgacctgcctctctcgagaggctacaatctcactaaccctggccccggacgcgagtgcaaaataggaaaataactttttgtgtcaaatcctttaac harbors:
- the LOC137644476 gene encoding uncharacterized protein produces the protein MNTIEVSFMCELWNDILQRFNQCSKLLQSATIELTTAIGLLKSLAQFISDCREKFDIYEQKASDRCGNSSYKYESATRQIPKRKKHVSEGSAADAMESMTGKHKFKVNTFNVIIDQLNSALKKRIEAYSTMQQRFGVLTEFESMSDDDIVAAIERLVGVYASDLSSDFYSEFCQFICWYKEQTKKKCSKEASTGIAQHMFKLRHKTGISTAFPNTEVALRIYLSLMATNCSGELSFSQLTRIKDVKRSTMSQHRLGVLALLCIEKDLLSETDFISMIDEFATVKARKVKI